One Solanum pennellii chromosome 9, SPENNV200 DNA segment encodes these proteins:
- the LOC107029321 gene encoding serine/threonine-protein phosphatase PP1-like yields the protein MSRKKVMDSFALDDIINRLLEVRNRPGKQVQLSEAEIRYLCLESKEIFLKQPNLLELDAPIKICGDIHGQYSDLLRLFEYGGLPPRSNYLFLGDYVDRGKQSLETICLMFAYKIKYPENFFLLRGNHECASINRIYGFYDECKRRFNVRLWKIFTECFNCLPVAALVDEKILCMHGGLSPDLHHLDQIRNLHRPTDVPETGLLCDLLWSDPCRDIRGWGMNDRGVSYTFGPDKVTEYLQKLDLDLICRAHQVVEDGYEFFADRQLVTIFSAPNYCGEFDNAGAVMSVDETLMCSFQILKPAEKKPKFGFGSTIKNGTSLTKTKSFLGKIG from the exons ATGTCTAGGAAGAAGGTTATGGATTCTTTTGCTTTAGATGATATAATCAATCGTTTACTTGAAGTTCGTAATCGACCAGGGAAACAAGTTCAGTTATCTGAAGCTGAAATTAGGTATCTTTGTCTTGAGTCTAAAGAAATTTTCTTGAAGCAGCCTAATCTTCTTGAGCTGGATGCACCAATAAAGATCTGTG GGGATATTCATGGTCAGTATTCTGATCTACTGAGGCTATTCGAATACGGTGGATTACCTCCAAGATCCAATTACCTATTCTTAGGCGATTATGTGGATCGTGGGAAGCAGAGTCTGGAAACAATATGTCTTATGTTtgcatataaaataaagtatccCGAGAACTTTTTCCTTTTGAGGGGAAATCATGAATGTGCTTCCATTAATCGTATATATGGATTTTATGATGAGTGCAAACGAAGGTTCAATGTTCGATTGTGGAAGATATTCACAGAATGTTTTAACTGCCTGCCTGTGGCAGCTCTGGTTGATGAAAAGATATTGTGCATGCATGGTGGACTCTCCCCCGACCTTCATCATCTGGATCAGATACGGAACCTCCATCGACCAACTGATGTTCCAGAAACTGGACTGCTTTGTGATCTTTTATGGTCAGATCCTTGTAGGGACATTAGAGGGTGGGGAATGAATGATAGGGGTGTTTCCTACACATTTGGTCCAGATAAGGTGACAGAGTATCTTCAGAAGCTAGATCTTGACCTCATTTGCCGTGCCCACCAG GTCGTGGAAGATGGTTACGAGTTTTTCGCTGACAGACAACTAGTGACTATATTCTCAGCCCCTAATTATTGTGGAGAGTTTGACAATGCTGGTGCCGTGATGAGTGTGGATGAGACACTGATGTGCTCTTTCCAGATATTAAAGCCTGCCGAGAAGAAGCCTAAGTTTGGATTTGGAAGCACTATTAAGAATGGAACTTCTCTGACCAAAACaaag TCATTTCTGGGTAAAATAGGATGA